The sequence CCGTCTTTGGTTTCCATTGGTGTTGTATTGGCCGTGGGCTGGTATTGTACCAAACCAACTTGTTCAGTGGTTTCTGTTGGTATAGTACTGACCGTATGTTGGTCGTGTACCACACTAAGTTGTTCAGTAGTTTCTGTTGGTACAGTACTGACCCTATGTTGGTCACGTACCACACTAAGTTGTTCAGTAGTTTCTGTTGGTACAGTACTGACCCTATGTTGGTCACGTACCACACTAAATTGTTCAGTGGTTTCTGTTGGTACAGTACTGACCCTATGTTGGTCACGTACCACACTAAATTGTTCAGTAGTTTCTGTTGGCACAGTACTGACCGTATGTTGGTCATGTACCACACTAAGTTGTTCAGTAGTTTCTGTTGGCACAGTACTGACCGTATGTTGGTCATGTACCACACTAAATTGTTCAGTGGTTTCTGTTGGTACAGTACTGACCGTATGTTGGTCATGTACCACACTAAGTTGTTCAGTGGTTTCTGTTGGTACAGTACTGACCCTATGTTGGTCATGTACCACACTGAATTGTTCAGTAGTTTCTGTTGGCACAGTACTGACCGTATGTTGACCATGTACCACACTAAGTTGTTCAGTAGTTTCTGTTGGCACAGTACTGACCGTATGTTGGTCATGTACCACACTAGGTTGTTCAGTGGTTTCTGTTGGTATAGTACTGACCGTATGTTGGTCATACACCACCCCAGGTTCATCAGTGATGTCTAATGGCGAAGTACCGACCGTATGTTGGTCATGTACCACCCTAGGTTCATCAGTGATGTCTAATGGCGAAGTACCGGCCGTATGTTGGTCATGTACCACATTAGGTTCATCTCTTCTGGTAATCAGAAACCCATACCGTGATCTAACGTTGAATTCTTCCAATAACTGTTGGTCGTGTGGTAGtactttaactttatttttgattTCTCTTTTTGTAAGACTAACCAATCGTTGCTCATGTTCTAGATGATTCTTTTTTTGCGTTGCTGGATTATTTACCGTCTGTGGTTGATGTTTTAGTTGGTCCTTAGTGTCCACTGCAATAGTATCTCTGGCTTCGGAAGTAGTCCCGTCAGGAAACTGATGGCCATATTCCGAAGGTATAGTGATATCCTTGGTTTTTAAAGTAATAGTGTCAAGGAACTGTGGCACATGTTCTGTATGGGAGAAGTTGTATTCTAACGTGTTGGTGTCCACAAACTGCAGCACATCTTCTGTATGGGATAGATTAGCTCTGTATTCCAGTGCGTTAGTACCAGGAAACTTGGGCTCACATTCTGTATGGACCAGATTGTCTCTGACTTCTAATGGCTTAATGTGATGGAACTGCTGCTCATAGATTTCAGGAGCAAGACGGGTCCTTTTTCCCAAAACGGTGGTACCTGGTAATCGTTTCTCAGCcttgattttgaatttcattgCAGCAGTTTCACAGGGCTCTTGCGCATACCTTGCAGAGGTAAGCTTGTTTCTGGTTTCTAGTAAGGTACTGTCGGGGACCTGTTGATCATTCTTGGGGCCTTCCTTTCGAAGTTCTTTTAACCTGATGGTGAGAGGGCCTATATATTTTGGGGGAAACATTTTTGTGGACTTCTGATGCAATATCTCCTTTAATTCCTCAaccaatttttgttttaacttggaAGTACCACATGTCCCTTTTAAATGGGAAGTATCACATGTCCCTCTTTGAGTCGTAATTTTATGAGCATTGAATTGTCTGTTTCGTCGGTAATGTATCATTTCACTCCTCTGGTTCTTTAATATATCGCGATTTGCTTTGTACAAAGCGTTAAAATTAGAGGATATCACATTGCCGAATTCGCATAATTCATTACCATTATCATTACTTGTACCATTCAGCAACTCACAAAAGTTTTCATGTTCCACCGtcttttcttttcttccaaaAAGTAAAGACGACAAGGAATGTTCACAAACACGTGGAAGTATAGATACTTTACTTTGATATGACTCTCTGGGTTCAAGAGAACATTTTTTCAGAACTATTTCTTTTGCGGTTTCATTTTCTGCTATCGAAGATTTgacgattgtttgttttcgaCTCgcgtattttatgtttaaaaattcgTCTCTTGTGTGTGGAATTTGTTCCTCTATGTTATTATGCACTCTGTAGTCAAAGAATTTGTCATAAACAGTAACTTCTTTTCCACTTTCTGGACAGTGGTTGCAAGTTCTCTGTTGAGTAACCATAGCAACTTCAATGTTTGTGTCAGTCTTCTCACTACAAACATTTTCTCCAGACAAAACCTTATCGTGTTGATCCCGTTTCAAGTCTTCTTCTCTCCTATTTTCAACGATACAGTGATCCTCGTTCCGTCCAATCTTATTGTCTATCACATCAGTTGAGAGGTTTTCTAGGTTGTGCTTTTCATGAGGTTCTTGGTCTAGTTGTATCCAATCAATAATGCTTCCCTCTAAACTGCTATTTCTCCCGACACATGGGATCCGTAGATGTTTTTcgttaatatgatttttttcttgaTTGTTGCCAGTAAATGTTGAGCTTAATACTACTGTACAGTTCGTTAAAGCAGTGCTGGAGTTCATAGTTACATTTTTGGCTTCACACTTTGACAACTCGTTTCCAAATTGAATGGATATCGTCCCTAAGTTCTCACAGTCTCGACTACTTATAGACTGTTCATCAAGATTTGGCCTCCAGTCATCTGTAACTTTTTTACTTAGACTATTCGCACTGGTTATGCTTTCATGACCGAAGAAAATCACATCAGACAGATTTTCTTTAACTGAAAATTTCCCTTTTCCTTCTGGCATCCTTTCTTCTTTATCGGAAGTGTTTTGCTTTTCTTCTGTTACACTCAAAAGAGGGACTTCTGTATTTTCTCTTACCTCATCCTCACTTTTATTCGAATGTATTTCTTTTGGATATAAAGTTAACGTActtgtaaaaatgttgttattagCAGGGGATAACTGTGATGTAGAATTTCCGAAACCAAAACTACTGTCTTCATTGGATTGTAAAGAGCGGTTACTTCTCCAGGTGGTATTGGTTGCGTTAAGATCACGTGGTTCGTTTGTTGAACACTGGTTACCAAAGTCGATGTCAATAGATTCTGTTTGCAACGTCAGCTTCAACCGATGCGCTAAATTCCGAAAATGTTTGTCAATTAAAGATTTTTCTAATTCTGTAGTTTGAGCTGGAAATTGGTCGTCGATTCCTTCGAGGTCTTTAGGAGATACAATAAATGTAAGAGTGTCAAAATTACTATCGGGGCTTAAGATGTCTTTTTTCGAAATATCTTTTGCTAAAGTTGGACACATCCAGTCCGCAGTGGTTCCTGAAGTTAACAAAGGAgctttttgtatttgtttcttgtcACTTTCGGTTAAAGAGCGACCTCTagaattatcattattgttcatAAGTTGACAATGTTCTGAAATAAGGGGAACTATTGCCCCAACGGACTTGGTATTCTGAAGAATATTCTCGTGAAGGGAAGATTCACTGACAGTATTTTTACTTAGGGGATTTACACGTGGCAAGATCATTGACAGAGGTTCTGTCTGGACACCGACAGATCGTTGACTTTGTCGAGAGGTCTCAGTCTGGGTCCCTTTGCTTCTAAATAAACTAGAAAAGGGTCGATATATCGGAAATCTACAATGTTCCATTGTAATGAACTCGATTTCCAGTGAATACGAAGACAATGTGATTTCTTATACAACAAATGTCGAGTTTGAAAACTTTGTTAGAAACAGAATATCTGTATATATCAGTTATTTTCATAGACGTCatcgaataattattttaaaggtgaaATCTTATTCCAATACACTATTTTTAGCTCATATAGTACATTTCTGCTGCCACAGTGAACAGTAAGGCGTTCCTTAGTCCAAACGGCCATTTAAAAAATGTCTCAAATTCGAAACGTTTTTGATATCGTTGAAATTGTGCATCGCGCAGAGCCTGTAAAACGTATACGAAATCTAAGCTGGCTCTTGATTTAGTTTTCATTAGATTAAAAggtacacacaaaaataaataaataagaggcTGGTTTGGGCAAAGCCAATAAAACCCACATGCTTCACCTCTGAGTTCTCAAGTTAGGCCTACCTCTTTTCTCACTGACAAAGTACTGAAGCAATCCCTGATTAATGATGACTAACGAAACAACTTTGTGTACGTGTTTCGTACCGAGTAAACGTAAGGTAAATTCCAAAGCACGTATTCCAAATTCACCTACGGTCTAGAACACGTAAGCACATTAATTGTTTCAGAGCAACCATCTGCTTCTCTGTAGCAGCTTATTTAACCAAACTTAAAGCGTTTgcatatacacattatattagCTGTTATTACCTTCTCTGACCTCATGTGCTGACTGAGGGCTGGCTTCTTGAAATGGGAATGTACGGAGTATATTTGGAAGTAAATCACGACATCGAAGGATATTATCCCACCCCGCATAACCACTTAGACACATGGTGCACATGTAGCCAAGTATAGTCTGGTATGAAGTGGAGATCATAATATAGTAACTCGTTTCCTGAGTGTATGAGTAGAAAGAATTTTAAGATCGCGCAGCCTAGCGGCGGAAAGTATAGAGTAAATCATCTCCAGTACTTCCTGAATCACGAGTACTGAGGGACGATCATTAACGAAAGTtgtctcggcatggccaggtgggttaaggcgtttgacacgtaatctgaggatcgcgggttcgaatccccgttgctccaaatatgctcgccctttcagccgttggaacgTTATATTGtgcagtgaatcccactattcgttgataaaagagcagccctagagttgacggtgggtggtgatgacaagctgccttccctctagtcttaccattctaaattaaggacggctagcgcagacagctctcgtgtggctttgcgcgaaagtaacaaaaaacattaatggaaataatttttttatatatattgttattaactCGTGTAAACGCTTTgggtaattatatataaaagagataaaaaaaaaaaaacagcgaaAGGGCCAGATATCTAATGCATAGctcaaataaaatgaatatttaaacaacTTAGACACTGGTATTTCCAAATAAGTGTTCTTAAAGTGAAACAACTTTCTACTAAACGGTAGTGTTACAGCGCGTACTCTGAACATATTGTCCACAGAAAACCTAGAACACTCGACTGATATTCTTGGAACGTTAATAGGTTATATCAAGGAACCACTGAGAGATAAAATCGCAAGTATgaatttttcctttaattttttttatatattataattattagtaatagcTAAAACTAAATTTCGAACTCAAcactttatttcaaatatttgtttatttgcgTTCGAATTTGGCATGCCATTGTATTCACTTGAAGTGAGGACTTGATTATAACATGCAGTAAAAACAAAGTTGCCCCGTTCTCTTCCCTAAATGGTTCAGccgtaagtttgaaggcttatattATCTAAAATGTTAAGTTTGAGCTCTGCAATGAATAGAGCGAAGGTAGCccattgttaaatgtttaaactgTCTGCttggttattaagcacaaaggtagaAAACTGGCTATTATGCCTACTTCTGGTATCGAAAACCAAATTTAGCTTAAATTTTAAGTGTTACAATCCATCCATGAAGGTGAACCACCGTGAGTTACACATAAGACAGTCGAACACAACTATTTAATGGTTACACCAACCACAAGGTTGAAATTTTGGAGTAGGATTACGGgttcatgtttttatttgtttgaatatcgcgcaaagttactcgagggctatctgcctaaATTAGGctatcctaatttagcagtgtaagactaaagggaaggtagctagtcatcaccacccgcctcccactcttgagctacttttttaccaacaaatagtgggattgactgtaatatcataacgcccccacgactgaaagagcgagcatgtgtggtgcgacggggattcgaacccgcgactctcagattacgcgtcgaacgccttaacccacctggccatgccgaaccactGGTGTTTTTTATCTAGTTAGTCCCAGCTATAATAACTAGGCAAAAACGCTTTATAAGTATTAAGTCATTTATTTATGATGGAACATTCTACATCTTTCGACAGAGCATTGGTTTGCCTTCATACATGAAGAAacgacttttttctttttaaaacaaaaaattagccccagaaacaatgaaaacttaaatatttattgtttatgtttagttTACGTTGGCACTGGCAGAAACGTACGCAGAAATAAGCAACATATATTTAAGGGTTAATCAGATAACCAATTTCACAGAAAAGTTCCCAATTCGGTTTTAACTATACATTTATAACTAGATAATAggtacacacaaaaataaatgaacaagaaACCAGTTTGGGCAACGTCAACAAAACTCAAGTTCTCATAGGCCTAGCTCTACTCTTAGCGATAAAGTACTGAATGGCTCCTGATAAATGACGACTAACGAAGTAACTTGCTTCGTTATATGCTTAAAATAGTTGGCTGCTCGTGACGAAAACTGACTCGCAATTCCATATTGCTACGTTAAGAGCAAGGCTGTCACTCAGTCTAAATATACCGTTTCATCCATCCGTTTAGCTactatttttatgtgtttatatatagtgATATAGAAGTGTACTCAGTTTAATAGAAGTTCACTTGAATCACGATACATAACTTCTCTTTAAACAGTGTATttcaatgttgtttgttttgaatttcgcacaaagctacacgagggctatctgtgcaagccgtccctaatttagcagtgtaagactagaggaaaggcaactagtcatcaccatccaccgccaactcttggactactcttttaccaacgaaaagtgggattaaccataacattataatgcccccacggcggaaagggcgagcatgtttggcgcgacggggatgagaactcgcgaccctcagattacgagtcgcatgccttaacacgcttggtcatgccgggcctattcaaTGTTGTGAACTATgcttttacacaaaataattatctGACGATCATCATTAACTGAGgcactgcatggccaggtggttaagacgctcgactcgtaattcgaggttcgcgggttcgaatcaccatcacaccaaacatgctttccctttcagccatgggaacgttgtattatgacgttcaattccactattcgttggtaaaagagcagcccaagaagtGGCGATGGGCGatgatgatcagctgccttccctttagtcttacactgccaaattatggacagcgagcgcagatagccgtcgagtaactttacgtgaaattcaaaaactaacaaaatattattaactgaGTAACGTGTGACCAATTTATTTGCTTTCTTTAACGTGTATATACTTTCTAACGGTGCTGaggttgtttttattgttgttgttgattatCGCGCATTattactcaaggactatctgcactagacgcctataatttagtagtgtaatgctagagggaagacaaccagTCAACGTCATCTActcccaactcttgagctactcattatcaacgaatagtggaattgacctttaCACTGTTAACGGCTCAAAAGGCGAGTTCATTCAgtgacgagattcgaacctgATAACCACAGTTTATGagccgagtgccctaaccaccagacaaTGCCTCTCCCTTCTAGGTTAAGATCCTCAGAACTCCAGAAATCAAAGTATCAGATTAtaccttaagtaatgtccgattttaagttcagaaaaagagaaaggatttcaaacgcttttaatattatttaatcaatattgTATGTTCCATTATTGCTAATTACCTCCATCCAACGATTATGAatgttacttctataaaattcttggggtttggaggaaaagaatgaagAGTGGGTAGTTTTGGCATCTtctgtgttccaagctcttttccaacAAGATAGTTCTACAAATTTCGGAATAGacgataatcagatggggcaaggtctagaGAATAAAGATGATTTGGAAGTTTTTTCCAGTCTACCTCTTCAATCTTTATAGATGTGAACCTTGCTGTATGGGTCCgtgcattatcttggtgtaacacaacacctttgcgattgatcaaagcaggcctgttttctttcagtgcaacattcaagcgctctaactgttgacagtaaagtctgatgtaatcgttacattgagtggcagcaacttaaAGTGGGTCACACCAACAATATACCATCAAACGCTTAACAAGGCTTTTCCAGAGGGAGATCCATTttaggctgtgctttagccagtttatttGCACTAAATCATTGTTtgcggcacttaacatttttataatatatccatttttcatctccagtcactaacctgtccaaaaaagatgagttacgttcaggaaagtgcagagaagtgcaaatgtccactcttgctttgaggttggcttctgtcaaatcatgcgGGACttatttccaagttttgacacctttccaagctgttgcagatgacggtgaactgttgaattggttGAATTTAGCTTATttgctagttctttaactgttacagcataATCTTTAGCAACTGCAGCGAGtggcaagtcatcattaaactcaacaggaagacctgaacgtggcgcatcacttaagttgtagtcacttgatataaacttctgaaaccatcttcgacattttctttccttGAGAGACTGCGTACcaaaacaccttgaatgtttcatatagtttctgctgcactattacctttttttaaactcataaagcattatatgcttaatgtgTCCTcggacacatccatcttcataagggtttatttgattaatgatctgaaaaagtggagttgggttagtttattttatttgtcttactacatattttagttattagaGCCTTTTATAAAGACAGAAATGacgatgcactttctgtattaaaattttcCAGCATTACTTGTGGAATGATCTGATATTAACCAAAATAAgaggaaaaaatgttttgttatctgAAAAAAATCCTATAATTACTCAAGTAAATATATTGACTGTGTAACTGaatttacttatgttttgtttttggaattttcacgcaaagctacagaagggctatctgcattaggcgtccctactcttgggctactcttttaccaacaaatagtgatgacattataacgcacccacggctgaaaggaaacatggttggtgtgacggagattcgaacccgcgaccctaaccacctgggcatTCTAAGCCAAATATACTTTCGAGTTCTAGTGACTCCGGCCAAGCTTTTGTCGTATATAAAAGAccgtttaatataatattatttattttatgtttgcaCTCCATTGATGTCGAGGCAATAGAGATCTCTAGGAGACCTAAGTAACAGATGTATAAATAGCTGTGACCAGATGAGCTCCAAGAGAGTCCTCCAATCACATTTTACAAAATTGCAGAATTATTGTGCATTACAGTTAACCATAATCTAACTTGGCACACATACGTCGTGGAAATTAGTTAAAAACTTGAAACCAGAATAGTTTACCAACAAAACTTAAACCATTACTCTCACGAGTGTAGACCACAAATAATAACTTATACTTATATGCAAAACGTTTATCAGATGTTTTTTTTAGATTACAGCTGAATGATAAGTTGTAATACTAAACCATTTCAATTCCTTACGCTATAACAGTTACAAAACCGAGTTACACGTTTAACCTTTGGATTTACACTATACACACCAGCATGCTATGTGTAAAAGCGCACTTTACTATCAACAGTACAAGAACGTAAAGTTTGCCATTAAATACTACAAGTAATCCACCAACAATAACTCCCTCACACCTGACTTCCTCATAACCTGATTCATTTTAATATCCACCCTTCACATTTCGCACATAATGTAAACATAGCAGGAACGATCAGTTTACATCCTGTCTTTTTAATCTATTTTCAGGTTCACC comes from Tachypleus tridentatus isolate NWPU-2018 chromosome 12, ASM421037v1, whole genome shotgun sequence and encodes:
- the LOC143233548 gene encoding uncharacterized protein LOC143233548; amino-acid sequence: MEHCRFPIYRPFSSLFRSKGTQTETSRQSQRSVGVQTEPLSMILPRVNPLSKNTVSESSLHENILQNTKSVGAIVPLISEHCQLMNNNDNSRGRSLTESDKKQIQKAPLLTSGTTADWMCPTLAKDISKKDILSPDSNFDTLTFIVSPKDLEGIDDQFPAQTTELEKSLIDKHFRNLAHRLKLTLQTESIDIDFGNQCSTNEPRDLNATNTTWRSNRSLQSNEDSSFGFGNSTSQLSPANNNIFTSTLTLYPKEIHSNKSEDEVRENTEVPLLSVTEEKQNTSDKEERMPEGKGKFSVKENLSDVIFFGHESITSANSLSKKVTDDWRPNLDEQSISSRDCENLGTISIQFGNELSKCEAKNVTMNSSTALTNCTVVLSSTFTGNNQEKNHINEKHLRIPCVGRNSSLEGSIIDWIQLDQEPHEKHNLENLSTDVIDNKIGRNEDHCIVENRREEDLKRDQHDKVLSGENVCSEKTDTNIEVAMVTQQRTCNHCPESGKEVTVYDKFFDYRVHNNIEEQIPHTRDEFLNIKYASRKQTIVKSSIAENETAKEIVLKKCSLEPRESYQSKVSILPRVCEHSLSSLLFGRKEKTVEHENFCELLNGTSNDNGNELCEFGNVISSNFNALYKANRDILKNQRSEMIHYRRNRQFNAHKITTQRGTCDTSHLKGTCGTSKLKQKLVEELKEILHQKSTKMFPPKYIGPLTIRLKELRKEGPKNDQQVPDSTLLETRNKLTSARYAQEPCETAAMKFKIKAEKRLPGTTVLGKRTRLAPEIYEQQFHHIKPLEVRDNLVHTECEPKFPGTNALEYRANLSHTEDVLQFVDTNTLEYNFSHTEHVPQFLDTITLKTKDITIPSEYGHQFPDGTTSEARDTIAVDTKDQLKHQPQTVNNPATQKKNHLEHEQRLVSLTKREIKNKVKVLPHDQQLLEEFNVRSRYGFLITRRDEPNVVHDQHTAGTSPLDITDEPRVVHDQHTVGTSPLDITDEPGVVYDQHTVSTIPTETTEQPSVVHDQHTVSTVPTETTEQLSVVHGQHTVSTVPTETTEQFSVVHDQHRVSTVPTETTEQLSVVHDQHTVSTVPTETTEQFSVVHDQHTVSTVPTETTEQLSVVHDQHTVSTVPTETTEQFSVVRDQHRVSTVPTETTEQFSVVRDQHRVSTVPTETTEQLSVVRDQHRVSTVPTETTEQLSVVHDQHTVSTIPTETTEQVGLVQYQPTANTTPMETKDGQSFKHYDLRTKCGMTLEIKKVVPKANQLGSLECLLSIKNEPNQICQAVDPDKNLQAYPELMIPVQDAVDNDDLQYTLQDQEHREDKRFSSQVTNQKQTAPDVNFALETVRSFNFKNCPKPMHVIENPEQNPPTQLKNWSLPQTDLLPKLTLLEKFPEEHSIRDEILTARNDLVKEDKEYKDSYHDFSTQDVTSRTVSIKKPPKYEFTGRMEKEFPLELPTTVKEKYRSDRYKHVFKSLHRLDQTNDEYSCHSTLLDNQNIKKMIEDFRTNIIPRNTTKSNQHLSPHSSTTSLQECRNHSQSIMKCDTGNSVQADIEVKLQGRQVLYPRDDPPRRMNYCMEGYESDTMLVSRISKDSRQKTGHEKNKYQDFQQKFQTTKYEGIRYQEVEQRFPDARHMGNNYQELPQEFQNNKHEGNRYQKLQQSFLHKDKHLVFSNNAQSSLEEQFYGLLRSSSEDDEFKQHRGKKEHENSIKELDMGRQKNNFMSLPPKPTVQYDNLHECSVILPCETYEVCDIACVLFSFTAKTPRELSLNKGDIVYVNKKIDKNWCEIEYLGKTGIFPVKYLKIIPLDEPQKTTEGKATVKLSFSAQSSMELSLLKGETVILTGKVDQNWYKGRIGHKKGIVPSAYLDVLYEPKDLNAGSLPPESLGLTSNSRYTTALNGIISYERDHTNFCSKAEVASTRKKTHVKSSGNSPQEETIQPVEKNIQLNTNAKPVLYQAVYNYTPQYRDELELQEGDTIFVTKKYDDGWYVGISVQTGLFGTFPGNYVAQI